A window from Trinickia violacea encodes these proteins:
- a CDS encoding potassium transporter Kup, translating into MSLPATETSGAGHVGEPRPHKPAMPALALAALGVVYGDIGTSPLYTLQTVFDPANGLALNRFNLIGIVSLIFWSLMVVVSLKYVALILRANNHGEGGIMALLSLAASSVATRKRLRNSLLLVGIMGAALFFGDSVITPAISVLSAVEGLEVAAPVLKTYVIPVTLAALITLFIMQKHGTAGIGAVFGPIMVVWFAVLAVAGVVNIADAPAILSALDPFHGLAFCLHHRWLAFVALGAVVLSLTGAEALYADMGHFGANPIRLTWFGLVFPALALNYLGQGALLLANPKAMQNPFYLLFPQWALFPMIVLSTIATIIASQAVISGTYSMAKQAMQLGFLPRMTVVYTSAQEIGQIYVPGINWALLCAVVAAVVGFGSSTALGSAYGIAVTGTMLITTCLTFFVVRYAWNYNWFLCVFATVFFFLIDATFFSANLLKIVQGGWFPLVIGIVMFTVMATWGRGWEMMLAEARVRAGTTPLKSYLSTLLAHSPTRVGGTAIFLSPNPHSVPHALVNNLIHNRVFHQRVVFLTVSTKEIPWVPPSQRATVERLVDECYQVTIHYGFKDEVNLPVALEACKPLGLAFDPTETSYFLSRASVVPVSNVGMALWREKMFAVMLHNVGNVAEYLKLPANRVIELGARVEL; encoded by the coding sequence ATGAGCCTACCTGCAACCGAAACCTCCGGCGCCGGGCATGTCGGCGAGCCTCGGCCGCACAAACCGGCCATGCCCGCCTTGGCGCTCGCCGCGCTCGGCGTCGTGTACGGCGATATCGGCACGAGTCCGCTCTACACGCTCCAAACCGTCTTCGACCCCGCCAACGGCCTCGCGCTGAACCGGTTCAATTTGATCGGCATCGTCTCGCTGATCTTCTGGTCGCTGATGGTGGTCGTTTCGCTCAAGTACGTCGCCCTGATTCTGCGTGCGAACAACCACGGCGAAGGCGGAATCATGGCGCTGCTGTCGCTCGCCGCGTCGTCGGTGGCGACGCGCAAGCGGCTGCGCAATTCGCTGCTGCTGGTCGGCATCATGGGCGCCGCACTGTTCTTCGGCGACAGCGTGATTACCCCGGCGATCTCGGTGCTGAGCGCGGTGGAAGGGCTCGAAGTCGCGGCGCCGGTGCTCAAGACCTACGTGATACCGGTCACGCTCGCAGCGCTGATCACGTTGTTCATCATGCAGAAGCACGGCACGGCCGGCATCGGCGCGGTGTTCGGCCCGATCATGGTGGTCTGGTTCGCGGTGCTCGCCGTGGCCGGGGTCGTCAACATCGCGGATGCGCCCGCCATCCTGAGCGCGCTCGATCCGTTCCATGGGCTCGCGTTCTGCCTGCATCACCGCTGGCTCGCGTTCGTCGCGCTCGGCGCAGTGGTGTTGTCGCTGACCGGCGCCGAAGCGCTGTATGCCGACATGGGCCACTTCGGCGCAAACCCGATCCGCCTCACGTGGTTCGGTCTCGTGTTCCCGGCGCTAGCCTTGAACTACCTCGGACAAGGCGCGCTGCTGCTCGCCAATCCCAAGGCCATGCAGAATCCGTTCTACCTGCTGTTTCCGCAATGGGCGCTGTTTCCGATGATCGTGCTCTCGACGATCGCCACCATCATCGCGTCGCAAGCCGTGATTTCCGGCACCTATTCGATGGCGAAGCAAGCCATGCAGCTCGGCTTCCTGCCGCGCATGACCGTCGTGTACACGTCGGCCCAGGAAATCGGCCAGATCTACGTGCCCGGCATCAACTGGGCGCTGCTGTGCGCCGTGGTGGCCGCGGTGGTCGGCTTCGGTTCATCGACCGCGCTCGGGTCCGCCTACGGCATCGCCGTGACCGGCACGATGCTCATCACGACCTGCCTCACGTTCTTCGTCGTGCGCTACGCATGGAACTACAACTGGTTCCTGTGCGTGTTCGCGACCGTGTTCTTCTTCCTCATCGACGCGACGTTCTTCTCGGCGAACCTGCTCAAGATCGTGCAAGGCGGCTGGTTCCCGCTCGTGATCGGCATCGTGATGTTCACGGTGATGGCCACTTGGGGACGCGGCTGGGAAATGATGCTGGCCGAAGCCCGTGTGCGCGCCGGCACCACGCCGTTGAAGTCGTACTTGAGCACGCTGCTCGCGCACTCGCCGACGCGCGTCGGCGGCACGGCGATCTTCCTCTCGCCGAATCCCCATAGCGTGCCGCATGCGCTCGTGAACAATCTCATCCACAACCGCGTGTTTCACCAGCGCGTAGTGTTCCTAACTGTCAGCACGAAGGAAATTCCGTGGGTTCCGCCAAGCCAGCGCGCGACGGTGGAGCGGCTCGTAGACGAGTGCTACCAGGTCACGATCCACTACGGCTTCAAGGACGAGGTCAATCTGCCGGTCGCGCTCGAAGCGTGCAAGCCGCTCGGCCTCGCGTTCGACCCGACGGAGACGTCGTACTTCCTGAGCCGCGCCAGCGTCGTCCCCGTTTCCAACGTCGGCATGGCACTGTGGCGCGAGAAGATGTTCGCGGTGATGCTGCATAACGTCGGCAACGTCGCGGAATATCTGAAGCTGCCCGCCAATCGCGTCATCGAACTCGGGGCTCGCGTGGAGCTTTGA